One segment of Phragmites australis chromosome 13, lpPhrAust1.1, whole genome shotgun sequence DNA contains the following:
- the LOC133888784 gene encoding probable indole-3-pyruvate monooxygenase YUCCA5, with protein MVLLPTDRMDSLFSPRCVWVNGPIIVGAGPSGLAVAACLREQGVPYVVLERADCIASLWVKRTYDRLKLHLPKQFCELPRMPFPEHYPEYPTRRQFIDYLEAYAAKFEIKPEFNSTVLSARYDETSGLWRVRTAVPGAGEMEYIGLWLVVATGENAESVVPDIPGLDSFAGEVTHVSDYKSGEAYRGKRVLVIGCGNSGMEVSLDLCDHGARPAMVVRDAVHVLPREVLGKSTFELAVLLMRWLPLWIVDKIMVLLAWLVLGNLDKIGLRRPAAGPLELKETHGRTPVLDYGALAHIRAGDIAVVPAVTRFTKNQVELADGRALNFDAVVLATGYRSNVPQWLQGNDFFNKDGYPKTAFPHGWKGQSSLYAVGFTRRGLSGASADAVRIAKDLGNAWREETKPTKRAGACHRRCISVVF; from the exons ATGGTGCTTCTCCCCACCGATCGCATGGACAGCCTCTTCTCCCCGCGCTGCGTGTGGGTAAACGGCCCCATCATCGTCGGCGCCGGGCCCTCGGGTCTCGCGGTGGCGGCGTGCCTGCGCGAGCAGGGCGTCCCATACGTGGTGCTGGAGCGCGCCGACTGCATCGCCTCGCTGTGGGTAAAGCGCACCTACGACCGCCTCAAGCTGCACCTACCCAAGCAGTTCTGCGAGCTCCCGCGGATGCCCTTCCCCGAGCACTACCCGGAGTACCCCACCCGCCGCCAGTTCATCGACTACCTCGAGGCCTACGCCGCCAAGTTCGAGATCAAGCCGGAGTTCAACAGCACCGTGCTGTCGGCCCGCTACGACGAGACCTCGGGCCTCTGGCGCGTGCGCACAGCCGTCCCCGGCGCTGGGGAGATGGAGTATATCGGGCTCTGGCTCGTCGTCGCCACCGGCGAAAACGCAGAGAGCGTCGTCCCGGACATCCCAGGTCTCGACAGCTTCGCCGGCGAGGTGACCCACGTCAGCGACTACAAGTCCGGCGAGGCCTACCGCGGCAAGCGCGTGCTCGTCATCGGCTGCGGAAACTCCGGCATGGAGGTCTCCCTCGATCTCTGCGACCACGGCGCCCGCCCGGCCATGGTGGTGCGCGACGCCGTGCATGTCCTCCCCCGTGAGGTCCTCGGCAAATCCACCTTCGAGCTAGCCGTGCTCCTCATGCGCTGGCTCCCGCTATGGATCGTCGACAAGATCATGGTCCTCCTCGCCTGGCTCGTCCTCGGCAATCTCGACAAGATCGGCCTccgccgccccgccgccggccCTCTCGAGCTCAAGGAGACCCACGGCCGCACCCCAGTGCTCGACTACGGCGCGCTCGCTCACATCCGTGCCGGCGACATCGCTGTCGTCCCCGCCGTCACACGCTTCACCAAGAACCAAGTTGAGCTCGCCGACGGCCGCGCACTCAACTTCGACGCCGTTGTCCTCGCCACCGGCTACCGCAGCAACGTACCCCAATGGCTCCAG GGCAATGATTTCTTCAACAAGGACGGATACCCCAAGACGGCCTTCCCCCACGGGTGGAAGGGCCAGTCCAGCCTCTACGCTGTCGGCTTCACCCGGCGCGGGCTCTCGGGCGCCTCCGCGGACGCCGTGCGCATCGCCAAGGACCTCGGCAACGCGTGGAGGGAGGAGACGAAGCCCACCAAGAGGGCCGGCGCGTGCCACAGGCGGTGCATCTCCGTCGTCTTCTAA